One Panicum virgatum strain AP13 chromosome 9K, P.virgatum_v5, whole genome shotgun sequence genomic region harbors:
- the LOC120651549 gene encoding uncharacterized protein LOC120651549 — translation MTGVISSVRYFYIPAAAMATTTAAPGLAVAATDPIRFFLSSAAASGDLDADLRELASALSSESDVPYRSLRAIWCAASPDARPPLRSLLRGADFVLPSPKPREKSDELKARLEKLREMQERKEYAELVRDVAPPSREDSPEPFSSYKDQIGFGLHVVVIMFTGYLVGFAMFRALFNNSPVFNAAGGILGSVGGMLVETILFIIRSSSKELASSVPTSKKVQ, via the exons ATGACAGGAGTAATATCCTCCGTCCGATACTTTTACATCCCTGCTGCAGCCATGGCGAcgaccaccgccgcgccgggcctcgccgtcgccgcgaccGATCCCATCcgcttcttcctctcctccgccgccgcctcgggcgACCTCGACGCCGACCTCCGGGAGCTCGCGTCCGCGCTCTCGTCGGAGTCTGACGTCCCCTACCGCTCCCTCCGCGCCATCTGGTGCGccgcctcgccagacgcccgcCCGCCCCTCCGCAGCCTCCTCCGCGGCGCTGACTTCGTGCTTCCCAGCCCCAAGCCTCGCGAGAAG AGCGATGAGCTCAAGGCGAGGCTGGAGAAGCTCCGGGAGATGCAGGAGAGAAAGGAGTACGCCGAGCTAGTCAGGGACGTTGCGCCTCCCAGCAGGGAGGACAGCCCTGAGCCCTTCTCATCCTACAAGGATCAGATCGGATTCG GTCTGCATGTCGTTGTTATAATGTTTACAGGTTATTTGGTCGGATTTGCCATGTTCAGAGCTCTGTTCAACAATAGCCCTGTATTT AATGCTGCTGGAGGTATCTTGGGATCAGTTGGTGGAATGCTGGTGGAGACCATCCTTTTCATCATCAGATCATCAAGTAAAGAGTTGGCGTCTTCTGTTCCAACATCAAAGAAAGTTCAGTAG